DNA from Elaeis guineensis isolate ETL-2024a chromosome 2, EG11, whole genome shotgun sequence:
TTATTAAGGTATTCTTTCTAGGTCCTCCAAGGTCCAAGGGCAATTCAAGAGCGGTAGTTTTAGTAATGCACATAGGAAATCATCTAGGGAAGAAAAAGATGTTTCTTCATTTCGGAGGCACTGTAATATGATATCATATGATAGCTGCACCAAGCAGATGTTATTTTATCATCTAGAACATTAGTCCATTGAACAAAGTtcaaaatcatcattttaaaGAGGCTTTTAACTTTCTTCTGCTAGAAATGGATTTATCTTTGTGGTGCAGTGACTACTGCAAAAAAGATCGCCCCCTCGTCAGCATGATAGTGTTCTCCATAGACCAAAATTCTTATAGAAATATGAATAATGGAATATTTTgcagaaaggaaaaagagaagcAACATCAGGTAAATAGACTTACTCTACCTGAGCTGCTGATTTCCTCACAAAGCATCCTGACAAAGTACGACCTTTTCTGCAGTTGTTGTTGGATTTGGAAGCTCAAGAGTGGAATTAATCAATAGGATTGTTAGCTCTTCAAGCTTTGCTGATTGTTAGGCCTTTTAAGCTTCATGTTTTAGATTTTGTTGGGCTTTGACatctatatataaataatttcttTCTTATATTTTAATACCTTGTGTATATCAGTGGGAATCTTGTTAGAACAGAACTTGGGCTCAGAAATAGAAATGTGAAACCAACTGTGTTTCTTTTCCCCAAGAATTGGCTCAAACCTGGTCTAGCATGCCAGGTCCATCTCTTATAAAACCAAGCCTTGGATCATCTTGAACCAATAAACCTACTTAATTTCTAAATTTATCTGCTATGGCGTATTTTTTCTTGAGGGAATTTTTGCTAGTGTATTGCTCTACTGGAAGCATAGGTTTGCAGTGCCTTGTAAATAGGCGTGGGAGACAGTTGCTCCCAGCAATTTGTTTGTCTCCTCCTCCCATTACCTTGCTGCCAGCATCAGCAATCAGGTTTATAATTTTCTTCTACAAGGGGGAAATTAGATGGCTACTCTTATCCAATTGACATGATTTGCTAGCTCCATGCATGCTGTATGATATAGAATGATAAGAAATGCTGCCACCGTCTAGGACAAACCTCTGAGGGTGCCAATGTATCGAAGTATTGAAGAATAAATTGTGTCATAAGTTGCAATAGGAGATCATATAAATTGTAAGATTTATTGAAATTTCCTGACATACTTTGTGCTAAATTTAATGAGTTTATAAAATTAAAGTCAGTACAGGTTGTACTGCAGTATATTTTTTATTCCAAAGAGTTAAGCATATTGACGGTTGGTTGTAGATGTTCAGTTTGTGTGATATATCATACCTTGGTTCATTCAATCAACTCCATGTAGACAAAGATAGTTGGTCAGGTTTCATAAATTGTAGTTTTAATGTAGTAGTAGATGTCTAGTTCATGTTGATATTGGTAAGGAATCCAAGACAGGTAAATCCTAATAGCTCTGTACAGTTCCATCGACATGTAGAACTAAAGAAGCTGTTTCTTGGCCCAAATGTTACTACTCTCCTTGGCATGGAGCGGGTCATTGGTTTAAATTCATCAAGGTGTTCTCGGGTTTTTAGCATATGTGTTGCTATTGGAGGCTCTTCTGAATGTAAAGTTCATGTGGTGACTCATAGAATTATTTTTCGTTGGCCTTGCTGTCTTTAGAGGCCTTGTGCCCAGGGCATCCTGTATGTATGAATCAAATCAAGTTATAAGCGAGGTTTGAAGTTTCAATCGAAACATATCGAGTTTGGTCAAAATGAATCAATTTCAGCCAAGACTGAACCAAAAATGATCCCCAGTTTAGGGTTTTGGTTGGTAGTTTCGATCAGTTTTGGCCAAAACTGACCAAACTAAAAAATGCAGTCTTTTCTTTAAGTCTTCTCTGTGTGTTTCTGTCATATTGATTTCATTTATTAATTACTTAAGTACATAGGCTATATATCATCAATTTTcagtgttttttcttttctttttttctttaactAAACGAGCATCAATAATAAACATGACTCTTGATGGGTTGGGATCTTTAAAGGGCTCTTATCATagtaaatagtaaaaaataaagacTAATATGAATGACTAGATACAACTCATTTTTAAAAAATACCTATGTTATATATAAAATTCTATAATTGCCTATAACTACAACTATTTAGTTATATGGCCACCTAACAACAAATTAATAAGCAAGAGTTCCTAAATTCAAATATGTATAGTTCtactaaaaaaatgaaaaaaatttatattaggcACGAAAATGCTTCAGAATTGTCAGTGTAATGAATTTTGACAATTGAAATTTAGGAAGTAATATTGTATAAATTTTGTCAACAATATGAAATACTAGTATGCTTCATGAATTTTACTTTTATGCGACATAAACTTCAGTGCAAATTGTCAAAATCACATTAGAAGAATCACAAAATATTCTAAAATGTTATGTAATTAATTTTCCTGATCTCATTAATTTTGCTTCTATTTCTTTTCATTATCTGATTTTTCTTGATTCTTATACTGAAACTCCAAAACTTGGAGCAAAACTAGCAAAGGTACTGAAACTGCCGAAACCAAAACTACACGGGCCCTACAAAAACCAAAGCCAAAACCAAGTTTCCAAACCTTGGTTTTAAGGTTTTCATAGCACTGCTAGTCTGCCGCATATTTCCATTTCTTTCAAAGGGATTTAAGATTGCTTGCACCTTGCTAATTCATGTATGCATAAGAGGCTGCAATGTCATATAACTTTTTCTTCCCTTCACGAATTATATTATACAAGGAAGCCAAACTTTTATTGGTGGCTAAAGAGAAGCATAAACGTTAACCATGATTATTCCATGTTAATGTGATGTAGATATCTACAtcactgcattttttttttttcttttactgaaTAGTTAGAGATAGTCCATGTAAATCTTTACATTATGAAAAGCTTTTTAGTCGTGGAATTGTACTTATTGACAAGTGACCCACTTTTTCCTCTTGCACTGCTATTGAAGAATATCTGATTATTACCTATTCTGTTCCTTCATGTTTATATTTTAGATTGATTAAAGTAGTTAACAGACTTGCTTTGGCCATTGCATGAACGTTGCTTTAACATTCATGCAAATGTTGTGAGTGTTTAATATCTTCTTAGTAGTCATCTAACACAAATTATTCTTCATGCTTGCTTAGTACATTGTATGGACTCTCAATTCAACAGGTAACTGAGTGGGGGAAGATGAGCATGTGTGATGCGGAGAGGCGGCTACTTGCCAATGCATTGCTTGATCTATCCAATGAACGGTTTGTCCTGCTTTCCGAGTCGTGCATTCCTCTATACAACTTCAGCATTACCTACCGATACTTGATGAGGTCCAGGTACAGTTTTGTTGGATCATTTGATGACCCCGGTCCTCATGGAAGGGGGCGGTACAACCTGAGGATGAAACCTGAGGTCAACATTGCACAATGGCGTAAAGGGGCTCAGTGGTTTGAAGTGAATCGAAAACTTGCGATCAACATAATCAGTGATGCCAAATATTACCCAAAGTTTAGAGATTTCTGCAAGCCAGGATGCTATGTGGATGAGCACTACTTTCCCACCATGCTGGCAATAGAGTCACCACATCTTATGGCAAATAGATCTGTCACCTGGGTGGACTGGTCGAGGGGTGGGGCACACCCTGCAACCTTTGGAAAGCGAGATATTACTGAAGCATTTTTAAAGAAGATTCTTGAGGGCAAGAGTTGTTTTTACAACGCCCAGCCCTCGTCAGTTTGTTTCCTCTTTGCTCGGAAGTTTGCTCCAAATGCCTTGGAGCCTTTGCTCCAACTTGCACCCAGTTTGCTTGGGTTTAAATAATTAGCAGTGAAGCAAAGCAGAAACAACGCAGGTTCACAGCAGCATGATACTCAATTAGGTTTATGAGGAGGTGTTCACGAGAGTTTTTagaaattattagataattttacggccaaaatatatattcaagTAAATAGTTAAATATATAGCCAATTTTCTTAAATACAGCAATTAACCAGATGCAAGGTTTACCATACAAATCAGATTACATGTTAAAATTTGCAATTTTTCTTGTACGGGTAATCCATTCTTTTTCTTATTAACATCATGTTTTAAGATTCTTTCACTGACAGCCTTTAcaatatttatttttactcttATTATAATTTTAGGTTTTTGTCAAATATACGTTTCAATTTTGATGAATATTGTAGCATGTTGTAAGGACCCCGATTTTCCTAAACTCTTCTACATGAATATTATAGCAggaggaaaaacaaaaaaaaaaataacaaaaaaaaaagggggaagaaTCAGACTCCTAGAAGCAGTCCGACTGTTTCTTTGATTTCAATAGGAGGAAAATAGGACTTTGTTTTTGACTCGATTAACTTTGAACTTAGCCTATAAAAATCAATCTTCATCTCTTATCTAGCATCTCAATTCGAGTTCCACCAATTTCCACCCTTAAAAGCTCTTAATTTCAACCTATTTTCATGGGGATTTTGTGGAAGTATTCCTATCGAATTCGACCGAAAGATCTCACCAGAGTCAAGGTAACAATCTCTAAACTTTCTTCTCCTACTTTCTCTAGCTCT
Protein-coding regions in this window:
- the LOC105060116 gene encoding glycosyltransferase BC10, with amino-acid sequence MQAAVLPSEDGKDAPQRTQSRVFPSRILQLLTLFVVLASVFFVLSMYMTRYFDLQTIKSQARPVVKSCVVEEQTDLRRWIKPPRTLMHNMSDEQLFWRASFAPQVKKYPFQRVPKVAFLFLTRGPLPLSPLWERFFEGHEELYSIYIHSLPGYQPDFPPSSVFYKRQIPSKVTEWGKMSMCDAERRLLANALLDLSNERFVLLSESCIPLYNFSITYRYLMRSRYSFVGSFDDPGPHGRGRYNLRMKPEVNIAQWRKGAQWFEVNRKLAINIISDAKYYPKFRDFCKPGCYVDEHYFPTMLAIESPHLMANRSVTWVDWSRGGAHPATFGKRDITEAFLKKILEGKSCFYNAQPSSVCFLFARKFAPNALEPLLQLAPSLLGFK